A window of Stenotrophomonas indicatrix genomic DNA:
GGGCGCTGTAGCCTTCGCCGAAGTCATCGATGGTCAGCATCACCCCCATTTCGCGCAGGCGGGCGAAGGTGCGCAGGGTGTCCGGCGCATCCTCGATCAGCACCCGCTCGGTGAACTCCAGTTCCAGCACGCTGCCGGGCAGGCCGAACTCATCCAGCACCTGCCGCACCCAGCGGGCGAGATCCTCACCGACGAACTGGCGCCAGGACACGTTGACCGCCACCCGCACCAGGCCGAGCCCGTCATCCTGCCATTGCCGTACCTGCCGGCAGGCTTCGCGCAGCGCCCATTGGCCGATGCGCACGATGTCGCCGGTGTGCTCGGCGTGGCGGATGAACAGGTCCGGGCGCATTGGCCCCAGCTGTATGTTGTGCCAGCGCATCAGCGCCTCGCAGGCGATGGTGGCGCCGCTGCGCAGGTTGACCTGTGGCTGGTACACCAGATGGAACTCGTCGCCATCGAGGGCCTTGTGCAGCCGGCTCTCGATCTGCAGGCGGTCATGCTGGCGCTGTGCCAGTTCCGGGGAGAACACCTGCCAACCGTTGCGGGTGCGGCGCTTGCACTCGTACATCGCCGTGTCGGCGTTCTGGATCAGCTGCTGCGGCCGGTTGCCATCGCGCGGTGCGCGGGCGATGCCGATGCTGGCGGTCACCGGGAACTCGTCGCTGCCCAGCTGGAACGGTGCCGAGAACGCCGCAGTGATGCGTTCGGCCAGCTGTTCGGCCTGGTCCGGCTGGTCGCGCAGATCGCAGATCACCAGGAACTCGTCGCCGCCAAAGCGTGCAAGCAGGCCTTCGGTGCCGATCGCAGTGGCGATGCGCCGGGTCGCTTCGATCAACAGTTCATCACCGGCGTTGTGGCCAAGCAGGTCGTTGACCACCTTGAAACGGTCCAGGTCGATGTACAGCACCGCCACGCGGTCGTGGCTGGGGCTGTCCATGCGCACGCCGAGGTCGCTCAGCACCGCATCGCGGTTCATGATTCCGGTCAGCGGGTCGGTGCGGGCCTGCACGCGCAGGGTTTCCTCGGCCTGCTTGCGCTCGGTGATGTCCTGCACGGTGCCGGTGATGCGGGCGGCATCGACATCGCCGGCCGAGACCTCGCCGATCATCCGTATCCAGAACGAGTGGCCATCGCGGCGCTGGCCCTGCAGCTCCAGGCCGAAGCTGCTGCGGTGTTCGATGGTGTCGGCCAGCGCCTGCTGCAGGGCGGCGCGGTCGTCGCTGCGCAGGCAGTCCAGCAGGTCGGGCATGTCCTCCAGGTCGGCCGGCTGGCCGACGATGCGCCGCGCTTCATCGGTGAGGTACAGGCGCTGCAGGCCGCGATCCCACTCCCAACCGCCGATATGGGCCAGTGACTGCGCGCGCGCGAACAGGGTGTTGTTGCGCTTCAGTTCGGTGATGTCACTGAACATCGCATAGACATGGTCGGCCTGGTCGCAGCCGTTGCCGAACACCGGCACGTTGGTGGTGGACAACCACAGCATGCGTCCGCGCGGGCGGTGGTACAGGCCGATGATGGTGCTGCGGATCACCCGCCCGGCCTGGAAACAGCGGCTGGTCGGCCACTGTGACTGGGTCAACGGGTGGCCATGCTCGTCGACGATGATCCACGCTTCGGGATCGAGCATCGCGTTCAAGCCCACGCCGCCACCGGTGAGGCCGAGGATGCGATGTGCGGCCGGGTTGGCCGACAGCACGCGCAGGTCGCGGTCGAACAGGATCACGCCCTTGTCGATCGATTCCATCAACAGGCGATAGCGTGACTCTGCGCGCCAGCGCCCGCTCAGGTCGCGGGCGACGGCGACGATGCAGGGTTGGCCGCGGTCCTGGAAGCCGGCCGAGTGCACCTCCACCGGAAAGCGGCTGCCATCACCGCGCATGTTGGTCACTTCGATGACGTAGGTGTCGCCGCGGTTCAGCGCTTCCCACACCGGTTGCAGATGGTCGCTGGGCAGGTCGGGATTGAGCAGTTCGATCGGCTGGCCGACGATGTCCTCGCGCGGGCGGTCGTAGGCGACGATGCCTGCGCGGTTGACGTCCAGCACCACGCCTTCGGCGCTGAGGATGCTGACCGGGTCGGGCACGGCGTCGAATAACGCGGCATAGCGTGCCTGGGTATCCAGTTCGCGCTGCTGCGCATCGGCCAGCGCCTGCCGTGCCTGGCGCAGCAGCCTGGCCTGGGCCGGCGGCGGCGAAGCAGCCAGCGCCGCGTCCAGAGCGGCCAGCGCGACGTCGGTTGCGGCGGGTGTATCGCCGATGGCCGGACGGTCGCGCGGGCCGCTGTCGTTCATGTCGCTGCCAGCGCCTGCCCGACGCGGCTGGCGGTCGCGCGGCCGAGCAGTCCGGCCAGCCAGCGGCCGGTCTCGGCCAGCGACGGCAGGTCGACACCGCATTCCAGGCCCAGGCCCTGCAGCAGGTACACCACGTCCTCGCTGGCCACGTTGCCGCTGGCGCCCTTCGCGTACGGGCAGCCGCCGGCACCGGACACCGCACTGTCGACCACGCGCACGCCTTCTTCCAGGCAGGCGGCGATGTTGGCGATGGCCTGGCCGTAGGTATCGTGGAAGTGCACGGCCAGTGCGCTCATCGGGATCTCGGCAGCCACCGACTGCAGCATCGCGCGGGCCTTGCGTGGCGTGCCGACGCCGATGGTGTCGCCCAGCGAGATCTCATAGCACCCCATCTGGTGCAGTGCGCGGGCGACGCGCACCACATCGGCCAGCGGTACCTCGCCCTGATACGGGCAGCCGAGCACGGTGGAGACGTAGCCACGCACGCGCACGCCGTCGGCGGCCGCGCGGCGCAGGATCGGCTCGAAGCGGGCCAGCGATTCATCGATCCCGGCGTTGGTGTTGGTGCGGTTGAAGGCTTCCGATGCAGCGGTGAACACCGCGATTTCCTGCACGCCGACGGCGCGCGCACGGTCGTAGCCCTGTTCGTTCGGCACCAGCACCGGATAGGCGATGCCCGGGCGGCGCTGGATGCCGGCATAGACCTCGGCAGCATCGGCCAACTGCGGGACCCAGCGCGGGCTGACGAAGCTGGTGGCCTCGATCGTACGCAGGCCGGTGGCCGACAGGCGATCGATCAGTGCGATCTTGTCGGTGGTGGCCACGGCCTGCTTTTCGTTCTGCAGCCCGTCGCGCGGGCCGACCTCGACGATGCGGACGAAATCGCTCATCGCGGCACCCCCATGAAAAGCGGGGCGGGGCGGGCAGGGCGGATGGGATCGGCTGGGGTCACGACGGTTCCTGGGAAACGGGGGCGGCCCGGTCTTCGCCAGGCTGCCAGATGAGATACGCAGGCGGGTCGCACAAGCGGCCATGCCCGCGTCTGGTGGCGACGCAGGGGTCTACCCGGGCAGGTGGCAGACCGCCTCGATGTTGTTGCCGTCGGGGTCGATCACGAAGGCGGCGTAATAGTCCGGGTGGTACCAGGGACGCAGGCCGGGCGCACCATTGTCGCGCCCCCCTGCGGCCAGCGCGGCGGCGTGGAAGGCATCAACCTGGGCGCGTCCGGCGCAGACGAAGGCCACGTGCACGCCCTGGCTGAGCGGCGCCGCATTGCCCAGCCAGAAGAACGGCTTGCCGTGGTTGCCGAAACCCACATGGTCGTGGGCGCCGGTCTGTTCGGCGCTGACCTCCATCACCACGCCGATCTGCAGCGGTGCCAGCGCCTGCAGGAAGAAGGCCCTGCTGCGCGGCAG
This region includes:
- a CDS encoding sensor domain-containing protein gives rise to the protein MNDSGPRDRPAIGDTPAATDVALAALDAALAASPPPAQARLLRQARQALADAQQRELDTQARYAALFDAVPDPVSILSAEGVVLDVNRAGIVAYDRPREDIVGQPIELLNPDLPSDHLQPVWEALNRGDTYVIEVTNMRGDGSRFPVEVHSAGFQDRGQPCIVAVARDLSGRWRAESRYRLLMESIDKGVILFDRDLRVLSANPAAHRILGLTGGGVGLNAMLDPEAWIIVDEHGHPLTQSQWPTSRCFQAGRVIRSTIIGLYHRPRGRMLWLSTTNVPVFGNGCDQADHVYAMFSDITELKRNNTLFARAQSLAHIGGWEWDRGLQRLYLTDEARRIVGQPADLEDMPDLLDCLRSDDRAALQQALADTIEHRSSFGLELQGQRRDGHSFWIRMIGEVSAGDVDAARITGTVQDITERKQAEETLRVQARTDPLTGIMNRDAVLSDLGVRMDSPSHDRVAVLYIDLDRFKVVNDLLGHNAGDELLIEATRRIATAIGTEGLLARFGGDEFLVICDLRDQPDQAEQLAERITAAFSAPFQLGSDEFPVTASIGIARAPRDGNRPQQLIQNADTAMYECKRRTRNGWQVFSPELAQRQHDRLQIESRLHKALDGDEFHLVYQPQVNLRSGATIACEALMRWHNIQLGPMRPDLFIRHAEHTGDIVRIGQWALREACRQVRQWQDDGLGLVRVAVNVSWRQFVGEDLARWVRQVLDEFGLPGSVLELEFTERVLIEDAPDTLRTFARLREMGVMLTIDDFGEGYSALNYLRRLPIHGLKLSQLFVEGIPRNRSDVAVCEAVCAIARSLGLGVVAEGVETEPQRQCLLDLGVTVGQGFLFAHGLPAADFERRLRRARELG
- a CDS encoding hydroxymethylglutaryl-CoA lyase codes for the protein MSDFVRIVEVGPRDGLQNEKQAVATTDKIALIDRLSATGLRTIEATSFVSPRWVPQLADAAEVYAGIQRRPGIAYPVLVPNEQGYDRARAVGVQEIAVFTAASEAFNRTNTNAGIDESLARFEPILRRAAADGVRVRGYVSTVLGCPYQGEVPLADVVRVARALHQMGCYEISLGDTIGVGTPRKARAMLQSVAAEIPMSALAVHFHDTYGQAIANIAACLEEGVRVVDSAVSGAGGCPYAKGASGNVASEDVVYLLQGLGLECGVDLPSLAETGRWLAGLLGRATASRVGQALAAT
- a CDS encoding VOC family protein gives rise to the protein MLDHIGLNSGDLPRSRAFFLQALAPLQIGVVMEVSAEQTGAHDHVGFGNHGKPFFWLGNAAPLSQGVHVAFVCAGRAQVDAFHAAALAAGGRDNGAPGLRPWYHPDYYAAFVIDPDGNNIEAVCHLPG